DNA sequence from the Streptomyces sp. CA-210063 genome:
GGAGTGGGGGCTGGACTGGCAGAAGATCCGGTCGTCGTCCCTCGACGCCACCTTCAACGTCTTCAACGTGACCCGCCAGAAGCTCGAGGTACTGCCCCCCGCTCGTATGTCCGAGGACTTCCTCGTCGCGTGCGTGTCGCTGCCGATGTGGTTCCCGCCGGTGCGCATCGACGGGGACACCTACATCGACCCGGTGTACGTCACCGACGCCAACCTGGAGGAGGCGATCGCCCGCGGCGCCGACGAGATCTGGGTGGTCTGGACGGTGAGTGAACGGGGCGAGTGGCGTCCCGGCTTCGTGGCCGAGTACTTCCAGATCATCGAGGCGGCGGCGAACGGCACCTTCCGCCGCACGGTGGACCGCGTCGAGCGGAACAACGCCGCCATCGCGTCCGGCCTCACGGGCGAGTTCGGGCGGCACATCGAACTGCACGTCCTACGCGCGGAAGTACCGCTCCACTACCTGATCAACTTGAGCGGTGACCGGCTGCGCGAAGCGGTCAACCGAGGGGCCGAGACCGCTCGCTCCTGGTGCGCGGAGCGGAAGATCCCGCTGGCGGGCCCTCTCCCCCAGCCGCTCCGCGAGACGCCGGTGTCCCTGCGGTTCACCGAGGACATGCGCGGCAGGGTCACCGTCGGGCCGGACGGACCGCCCGTACGCCTCTCGGTGCACCTCACGATCGCCACCGACAGCATCGAACGCTTCACCGGCGACCCTCGGCACACCGCGTCGGTCACCGGGCAGGTGCACTGCCCGGCCTTCGGCGGCGTACGGGAACTGACCGACGGGACATTCGAGCTGTTCGTGGACGACGGCGATCCCACGCGCAAGGAGATGCGCTACCGGCTGCACTTCACCGACGACCAGGACAAGCCGCTCACCCTCGTCGGAGTGAAAACCGTCGAGAGCGGCAACCCGCTGCGGATGTGGAGCGAGACCACCACCCTGCGCACGCAGGTACTGCGGGGCCATGTGCCGGAGGGCGAGGAGACCATCGGCGAGATGGTGGCCGAGGGAGTGATCCGGCTGGGCGTGCCGGATCTCCTGAGGGAACTCACGACCTTCCGGGTGGAGGGCTCCTCCCCCGCCGCCCGTGCCGCGGCGCTGGCCAGGTTCGGCATGCTGTTCCTCGGCAAACTGTGGGACGTGTATGCCCGCCCGCTCCTCCACCCGGCCCCGTTCTGAGAAGTACGCCCGGTCTCTGCCTGAGCGCGTCGATCAGGCCGCCGTAGAAGCCGGTGCGGCAGGTGCGGGTGCTCCGGCCACCGTGGTGAGAACCGTGTCGCCGATGGTGTCCGCCACCTCCTTCCAGTCGGTGAGTGACATCGTGAGCGGTGGCAGCAGCTTCAGCACGTGCCCCTGGCCGGATGTCTCGGCCACGACACCCGCGTGGAACAGGGCCCGCCGCACCCCTTCCGCGGTCTCGGCGCGGGTGAAGCCGAGTCCGCTCATCGCGCCCTTGCCGACGACTTCGGCGACGCCCGTCGGAAGGGCGTCGGTGATGCTCGTGAGGCTGGTGCGGATGGCGGCGGCCAGTTCCGCGGTGTGGTCGGTGAAGTGCGGGTCGGTCCAGTGGTCCAGGGCGGCCGAGCCCGCCACGAAGGCGAGGTTGTGGCCGCGGAAGGTGCCGTTGTGCTCGCCGGGTGCCCACTGGTCGATCTCGCGCCGGATCAGCAGGGCCGCCATCGGCAGCCCCATCCCGCTGAGCGACTTCGACAGACACACCAGGTCGGGGCGGAGTTCGGGGGCGTCCTCGAAGCTGAAGAAGGTGCCGGTGCGTCCGCAGCCCGCCTGGATGTCGTCCACGATCACCAACGCGCCGGTCGTGTCGGCGAGTTCGCGGATCCTGGCGAGCCAGGGGCGGGGCGCCGTGTGCAGCCCGCCCTCCCCCTGGACCGTCTCCAGCAGGATCGCGGCGGGCGGGGCCGCCCGGACGTCCGGGCCCAGGGCGTGTTCCAGGGCGGTGACCGGGTCGCTCCCGTCCGGGCCGGCCGCGTCGCCGTACGGGAGGACGGTGACGTCGGCCAGGGGCACCCCCGCCGCCCCGCGCAGCAGGGGGGAGGCCGTCGCGGCCAGTGCTCCCAGGGAGGCGCCGTGGAAACCTCCGGTGAAGGCGATCACGTCGGTGCGTCCGGTGACCTTGCGGGCCAGCTTCAGGGCGGCCTCGACCGCGAGGGTCCCTGCCGGGCCGGGGAACTGCACCACGAAGTCACCGAGTCCGCGCGGGTCCAGGACGAGGCTGGTGAGGCGTTCGAGGAAGTCCGCCTTGGCCGCGGTGTGCAGGTCGAGCGACTGCACCGGTCCGCCGGCCGCGAGGTAGTCCATCACCCGCTCGACGATCGCGGGCGGGTTGTGCCCGTAGTTGAGCGATCCGGCCCCGCACAGCAGGTCCACGTAACGGCGCCCGGTGCTGTCCCAGAGGTGGTGCCCCGCGGCTCGTTCGAACACCACGGGGAAGTCGCGGCAGTAGCTGCGTACGTTCGACTCGTGACGTTCGAACACCGTGAGGGGCGTCCGGTCGGTCTCGGTCATGTCAGCACGTACCTTTCGTCGATTCTCGTGACGCGGCGCGGAGCGGCGTCACTTGACCAGGACCGATCCGTCGCCGGGGCGGTGGTCGCGGGACCGGCGGAGGTCACTGAACGCGAACGTCCGCTGGAGCCAGCGGTCGCGGCCGTCGTAGCGCGGGGTGAACGCCGAACGGCCGTGCAGCGTCACCCGGTTGTCGACGACGGCGAGGTCGCCGGGGCGCAGGCGCACCGCGGTGTACGTCCGGTGGGCCACCTCGCCGAGTTCGGCGAGGGCCGCCCGGGCCTCAGGGGTCACGCCCCGGGTGGCCGCCTCGTCGAAGCACCAGTCGGGGTCGTCCGGATCGCCGGTGAGCACGGCGTGCGCGGTGCTCCGGTCGGCCGGGCCGAAGGACGGCGGAGGCTCGGTGACGTACTCGGGGCGGCCGAGCGCGGCCCGGGTACCGGGCGTCAGCAGCGGCAGGACGCGGCGTACGCAGCTGGTGCGCAGTTCGGCGGCACCCTCGTGGTCGGCCCTCAGACACAGCAGCATGACGTAATCGGGCCGGTGGGGGTGGAAGGCGTTCTCGGTGTGGAAGGTGAGTTCGACCGAGCCGACATTGCCCTGGACCTCCTCCTGGCCGGGCACCGGCACCACGTCCTGGACCAGGGCCCCGGACTTCTCCGCCGCGAACGCGGCCGGGTCGCCCAGACCCGCGGCGAACAACAGCAGCATCGCCGCCGGCAGGGACGGCGTGTGCTGGACGGAGCCCTTCACCATGGGGGTCGGGGGCAGGTCCCGGGCATCGATGGGGAGCCGCCTGAGGACGAGGCATCCGTCGGGTCCGGAGTGCCTGCGGAACTCCCGTACGATCCGCCGTACTTCGGTGGGGCCGTCCTCCCAGGCATGGCGGGCGTGGTTCACCCAGGCCGGGTCGTCGACCCGGTCCCCGGCGTGGCCCAGCAGTTCCGACGCCACCTGGCCCAGCCCGGCCAGGGTGCGAGTGCCGAGGCGTACCGTCCCGTCCTCCGCCCCCGAGGGGTACGGCGCCGGGGCCGTACCGGGGGGCGCCTGCGTCGTTCCGACGCTGCTCACGTGTGTGTTCCCTTTCGTCTTGTTCGAGTCACTCGCCCATGGCCCGGACGAGGCTCTTGGGGCGCAGGTCGGTCCACTCGCGCTCGATGTACGCCAGGCAGGCGGCCCGCTCCCCGGGGCCGAAGACGGTGGTCCAGCCGGCCGGCACGGCCACGAAGTCGGGCCACAGGGAGTGCTGTCCCTCGTCGTTGGCCAGGACCCGGTAGGTGCCGTCGGGGTTCTCGAAGGGATTGCTCATGGCGGATCAGTTCCTTTTCAGGTCGTCTGCGGGTCGTTGTCGGTGCGCAGGAGTGCGGCCACGGTCCGGCCGATGGATTCGGCCGACCGGCCGAGCAGGAGGTCGAGGTGGGCGACATCGACGTCGTGGACGTCGATCCGTCCGGTCACGTGGGGCCGCCAGTCGGCCGGGTCGAGCAGGGGCTCGCCGGGCGCGCTGGGACGCAGGGCGTGGAAGAGCACGACGTCGCCGTCGAAGGTGCGGGGCACGTGCCGGAGCGTGAGCCGCCGGATGTGGGCGCCGACCCGCACCAGGTCCGCCCGCAGCTCCCGCGTGAGCAGCACCGGCCCGTCCTCCGGGATCGGCACGTGGTCCCGCAGCTCCTGCTCGGTCGGTTCGGCCCCCTGATGGTCGATGTGGGGCAGGTGGGTGTCGAGCATGATCACCGCCTCGACGCTCTCCCCGGCCTCCCGCAGCTGTACGGCCACCTCGTGGGCGAGCAGCCCGCCCGCCGAGCAACCGAGCAGCCGGTACGGTCCCGACGGCCAGGCCTCGCGAATGAGTTCGACGTACCGCCCAGCCATCTCGCTGATGCTGCCGGGCAGTTCGTCGCCGCCGTCGAGTCCGGCGGCCTGGACGGCGTACACGGGCGTGTCGTCGTCGACGTGCGGGCCGAGTGCCGCGTAGCACCAGCCGATCCCGTCCACGTGATGCAGGCAGAACAGCGGGGTACCGGAGGCCGAGGTGTTCCGCAGCGGCAGCAGCGGGGCCAGCGCGTCCGTGTCGGCGCCCTCGGGGGGACCGGCGTCCAGCCGTTCGGCGAACGCGGCCGGCGTGGAGGCCTCGAACAGGGTCCGCACCGAGACGCGGGCGCCCAGTTCGGCTCGGACCCGGGCGATGAGCCGGGTACCGAGGAGGGAGTGGCCCCCGAGGGCGAAGAAGTCGTCGTCGGCGGAGACCTCGGGCCTGCCCAGCACCTCGGCGAACAGCCCGCACAGCAGTGCCTCCCGCGGGGTGCGCGGGGCCCGGCCGGTGCCGGCGGCGGTGTCCGGCGGGGCGGGCAGCGCCCTGCGGTCGAGCTTGCCGTTGGCGTTCAGGGGGATCGTGTCGACCTCGACGAAGGCGGACGGTACGAGGTACGCGGGGAGCGTCGCGGTGAGCTTGGCCCGCAGTTCGTCGGTGTCGAGCGGCGCGACTCGCTCCGCTGGGTGGGCAGTTCGTTCGCTGCGGGTGAGTGGGGGCTGGTCGCGCCCCGCGGCGAAGCCGCTGATCGATGCTGCCCCGCGCCCCTTACGGGGCGCGATGTAGGCGACCAATCGTTTGTCGCCCGGGCGGTCCTCGCGGGCGATCACGGCGGCTCGTGCGACCCCGTCGAGCGCGGTCAGCGCGGCCTCGATCTCGCCGGGCTCGATCCGGTAACCCCGGATCTTGACCTGGTCGTCGACGCGTCCGGCGTACTCCAGCACCCCGGCGCGGTTCCATCGGGCCCGGTCGCCCACCCGGTACATCCGGGTGCCGGGCGGGCCGTACGGGTCGGCGACGAACCGCTCGGCACTCTGGCCGGGCCGCCCGGCGTAGCCGCGGGCGAGTCCGGCGCCGGCGAGGTACAGCTCGCCCCACACGCCGTCGGGGACGGGCTGGAGGTGCTCGTCGAGCACGTACGCGCGTGCGCCCGCGATGGGGCGGCCGATGGGTACCGGTCCCGCGTCGAGGCGGTCGTACGGTTCGAGCCGGTGGACGACGCAGCCGACGGTCGCCTCGGTGGGGCCGTACTCGTTGACCACTACGGCCTCGGGGTGGCGGTCGCGCCACGCCTGGAGCGCCGTGCCGTCCAGGGCCTCGCCGCCGATCACCAGGTCCTCGGCGTCGGACACCCGGTCCGGCAGCGACTCCAGCAGCCGCAGATGGCTCGGGGTGACCTTGAGCAGGCCGGGGGTCGGCGTGTCCTCGCCCAGTTCCGCGAACCGCACCCGGCCGCCCGTGACCAGTGGCGTGAACAGCGTGGTCACCGGCATGTCGAAGGCGAGGGAGGTGTGCACCAGGGACTCGCCGGACGCGGCCGGGTACATCGCCACGGCCTCGCTCAGATAGGCGGCGAGCGACCCGTGTTCGACGACCACTCCCTTCGGGCGGCCGGTCGATCCGGAGGTGTAGATCAGGTAGGCGGCCTGGTGGGGGTGCACGGGCAGGCCCAGGTCGCTGTCGGGGAGATGGTCCAGGCCGGCCGGGAAGGTCTCCTCGTCGAGCACGATCCGCGCCCCCGCGTCGGCGACCAGTGCGGCGACACGGGCGGGAGGGTTGGCGGTGTCGATGGGCAGGTACGCCGCCCCGGTCTTCAGGACCGCGAGCAGCGCCACGACCACGTCCGGGCGGCGCGGCAGCACCACCGCGACGACGGTCTCCGGTCCCGCCCCGAGCCCGATCAGGTGCCGGGCGAGCCGGTCGGCGCGGCGGTTCAGCTCGTCGTACGTCAGCTCCGTGCCGTCCGGGAGCTCCGTACCGTCTGAGAACTCCGTACCTTCC
Encoded proteins:
- a CDS encoding patatin-like phospholipase family protein, with amino-acid sequence MTETAPPRTKRSLILAGGGLKVAFQAGVLQVWLDEAGLVFDHVDGASGGSFNLAMMCQGMSGTEIADAWRRTEPLAGVSVNVRQLARPAFAESLFTLDAYRANVFPEWGLDWQKIRSSSLDATFNVFNVTRQKLEVLPPARMSEDFLVACVSLPMWFPPVRIDGDTYIDPVYVTDANLEEAIARGADEIWVVWTVSERGEWRPGFVAEYFQIIEAAANGTFRRTVDRVERNNAAIASGLTGEFGRHIELHVLRAEVPLHYLINLSGDRLREAVNRGAETARSWCAERKIPLAGPLPQPLRETPVSLRFTEDMRGRVTVGPDGPPVRLSVHLTIATDSIERFTGDPRHTASVTGQVHCPAFGGVRELTDGTFELFVDDGDPTRKEMRYRLHFTDDQDKPLTLVGVKTVESGNPLRMWSETTTLRTQVLRGHVPEGEETIGEMVAEGVIRLGVPDLLRELTTFRVEGSSPAARAAALARFGMLFLGKLWDVYARPLLHPAPF
- a CDS encoding diaminobutyrate--2-oxoglutarate transaminase encodes the protein MTETDRTPLTVFERHESNVRSYCRDFPVVFERAAGHHLWDSTGRRYVDLLCGAGSLNYGHNPPAIVERVMDYLAAGGPVQSLDLHTAAKADFLERLTSLVLDPRGLGDFVVQFPGPAGTLAVEAALKLARKVTGRTDVIAFTGGFHGASLGALAATASPLLRGAAGVPLADVTVLPYGDAAGPDGSDPVTALEHALGPDVRAAPPAAILLETVQGEGGLHTAPRPWLARIRELADTTGALVIVDDIQAGCGRTGTFFSFEDAPELRPDLVCLSKSLSGMGLPMAALLIRREIDQWAPGEHNGTFRGHNLAFVAGSAALDHWTDPHFTDHTAELAAAIRTSLTSITDALPTGVAEVVGKGAMSGLGFTRAETAEGVRRALFHAGVVAETSGQGHVLKLLPPLTMSLTDWKEVADTIGDTVLTTVAGAPAPAAPASTAA
- a CDS encoding TauD/TfdA family dioxygenase: MSSVGTTQAPPGTAPAPYPSGAEDGTVRLGTRTLAGLGQVASELLGHAGDRVDDPAWVNHARHAWEDGPTEVRRIVREFRRHSGPDGCLVLRRLPIDARDLPPTPMVKGSVQHTPSLPAAMLLLFAAGLGDPAAFAAEKSGALVQDVVPVPGQEEVQGNVGSVELTFHTENAFHPHRPDYVMLLCLRADHEGAAELRTSCVRRVLPLLTPGTRAALGRPEYVTEPPPSFGPADRSTAHAVLTGDPDDPDWCFDEAATRGVTPEARAALAELGEVAHRTYTAVRLRPGDLAVVDNRVTLHGRSAFTPRYDGRDRWLQRTFAFSDLRRSRDHRPGDGSVLVK
- a CDS encoding MbtH family protein encodes the protein MSNPFENPDGTYRVLANDEGQHSLWPDFVAVPAGWTTVFGPGERAACLAYIEREWTDLRPKSLVRAMGE